One part of the Coffea eugenioides isolate CCC68of chromosome 10, Ceug_1.0, whole genome shotgun sequence genome encodes these proteins:
- the LOC113749283 gene encoding superoxide dismutase [Fe] 3, chloroplastic, producing the protein MSWSAFCSSGSNLVPKTTEALNPLNRPNKHHYLNGRQRTNLYQKNHRASKVLAYYGLRSPPYKLDALEPYMSQRTLEMHWGEHHGGYVDALNKQLAKNDLLYGCTLEELVKVTYNNGNPLPEFNNAAQVWNHDFFWESMQPGGVSSPILGLLQQIEKDFGSFTNFREKFIDAALKLFGSGWVWLVLKREEKRLAIVKTSNAVNPLVWNDIPILNLDMWEHAYYLDYKNDKAKYANVFMNHLVSWNAAMARMARAQAFVNLGEPKIPVA; encoded by the exons ATGAGTTGGTCTGCCTTTTGCAGCTCAGGCTCTAATCTCGTTCCAAAAACTACTGAGGCATTGAATCCTTTAAATAGGCCCAACAAGCATCATTATCTG AATGGGAGGCAGAGGACGAACTTGTATCAGAAGAATCATAGAGCATCAAAAGTTCTTGCTTATTATGGGTTAAGAAGCCCGCCCTACAAGCTT GATGCACTAGAACCATATATGAGCCAAAGAACACTTGAGATGCATTGGGGAGAGCATCATGGTGGTTACGTCGATGCTTTGAATAAACAGCTTGCGAAGAATGATTTATTGTATGGTTGTACTTTGGAAGAACTTGTTAAAGTGACTTACAATAACGGAAACCCATTGCCTGAATTCAACAATGCTGCCCAG GTCTGGAATCACGATTTCTTTTGGGAATCCATGCAACCAGGTGGAGTTAGCTCTCCAATATTGGGTCTACTTCAGCAGATTGAAAAAGATTTCGGTTCTTTTACCAATTTCAGAGAGAAGTTTATAGATGCAGCTCTAAAGTTATTTGGATCTGGCTGGGTTTGGCTTGTTT TGAAAAGAGAAGAGAAACGCCTTGCAATTGTCAAAACATCAAATGCTGTCAACCCTCTTGTGTGGAATGATATT CCTATCCTCAATTTGGACATGTGGGAG CATGCTTATTATTTGGATTATAAG AATGACAAAGCCAAATATGCGAATGTATTTATGAACCACCTTGTATCTTGGAATGCGGCAATGGCTCGCATGGCTCGTGCACAAGCCTTTGTAAATTTAGGCGAACCGAAGATTCCTGTTGCATGA
- the LOC113748612 gene encoding DEAD-box ATP-dependent RNA helicase 42-like yields MDDVKQKSRKEGSEKESLKRSHRDREDRDRDKERNGERSKDRVRDLHRSSSDRKEKKERESRHSERERSSDDKYRDRDRDRERHKDRHKEKDREKERTTGRDAERARDKGRDKEDREVDREKEEKERERAKERERERAKEREREREERERERERDRERERERERRERDREREKDRKEREREKERERIREKEKRREADRDYSSDENGVRDRDRKRRRRDDDHKDRDREQSSKSSKHRDEVEVSSPQKMEEEDFVDKKENTREEDLAEEQRKLDEEMEKRRRRVQEWQELRRKREESEREVLGVAANVEEPKSGKAWTLEGESDDEEAPSEGKEDADMSVDGGGKTMDGDGGSMAVDSENEHVISAAENGVGGSMDDEEIDPLDAFMNSMVLPEVERLHSEPPASEDMDTGLKEKNGRGNGEQPNKGVNKSMGRIISGEDSDSDYGVIENEEDPLEDEDDAEFMKRVKKTKAEKLGVVDHSKINYASFRKNFYIEVKEIAKMTFEEVATYRKELELKIHGKDVPKPVKTWHQTGLGNKILETIKKLNYEKPMPIQAQALPIIMSGRDCIGIAKTGSGKTLAFVLPMLRHIKDQPPLNSGDGPIGLVLAPTRELVQQIHSDIKKFSKGLGLSCVPVYGGSGVAQQISQLKRGAEIVVCTPGRMIDILCTSAGKITNLRRVTYLVMDEADRMFDMGFEPQISKIVQNTRPDRQTVLFSATFPRQVEILARKVLNKPVEIQVGGRSVVNKDIAQLVEVRPESDRFLRLLEILGEWYEKGKILIFVHSQEKCDALFRDLLKHGYPCLSLHGAKDQTDRESTIADFKSNVCNLLIATSVAARGLDVKELELVINFDVPNHYEDYVHRVGRTGRAGRKGCAITFISEDDARYAPDLVKALELSEQVVPDDLKALADGFMAKVNQGLEQAHGTGYGGSGFKFNEEEDEVRKAAKKAQAKEYGFDEDKSDSDDEEGVRKAGGDISQQAVLAQAAALAAATKTSVPTPIPTSQIGGLPVSLPSILANIPSVTSVVPGSGPNDGAARAAALAAAMNLKHTFAKIQADAMPEHYEAELEINDFPQNARWKVTHKETLSPISDWTGAAITTRGQFFPPGKTPGPGERKLFLFIEGPTEQSVKRAKAELKHVLEEITMQASSLPGSAQPGKYSVV; encoded by the coding sequence ATGGATGATGTTAAGCAGAAATCAAGGAAGGAAGGTTCAGAGAAGGAGTCACTGAAGAGGAGTCACCGTGACAGAGAGGATAGGGACCGTGACAAAGAGAGGAATGGGGAGAGGTCCAAGGACAGGGTCAGGGACCTCCACCGTTCATCTTCTgatagaaaggaaaaaaaggagcGGGAGAGCCGTCACTCTGAGAGGGAGAGGAGTAGTGATGACAAatatagggatagggatagggACAGGGAGAGACACAAGGATCGGCACAAAGAGAAGGACAGGGAAAAGGAGAGGACTACTGGTCGGGATGCTGAAAGAGCTAGAGACAAGGGTAGAGACAAGGAAGACAGAGAAGTTGACagggagaaggaagaaaaggaGCGAGAGAGAGCAAAGGAAAGGGAGCGAGAAAGGGCaaaggagagggagagagagcgtgaagaaagagagagggagagagaaagagatagggaaagggagagggagagggagagaaggGAGAGGGATCGAGAAAGAGAGAAGGATaggaaggagagagagagggagaaggaGAGGGAGAGAATCAGAGAAAAGGAGAAGCGTCGTGAAGCAGATAGGGATTATAGTAGTGATGAAAATGGTGTCAGGGACCGTGACAGAAAGAGGCGGAGAAGAGATGATGACCATAAGGACAGGGATCGTGAACAGAGTAGCAAAAGCAGCAAGCACAGGGATGAGGTTGAAGTTAGTAGTCCCCAGAAAATGGAGGAGGAAGACTTTGTGGATAAGAAAGAGAACACACGAGAAGAAGATCTTGCTGAAGAACAGAGGAAATTGGATGAGGAGATGGAAAAGCGGAGGAGGAGAGTTCAGGAATGGCAAGAATTAAGAAGAAAAAGGGAGGAATCTGAGAGAGAAGTACTGGGAGTTGCAGCTAATGTAGAAGAACCCAAGTCTGGCAAGGCTTGGACCCTGGAAGGGGAATCTGATGATGAAGAAGCTCCATCTGAGGGAAAAGAAGATGCTGATATGAGTGTGGATGGAGGTGGCAAGACCATGGATGGGGATGGAGGTAGCATGGCTGTTGATTCTGAGAATGAGCATGTCATATCTGCAGCTGAGAATGGTGTTGGAGGTAGCATGGATGATGAAGAGATTGATCCCTTGGATGCTTTTATGAACTCTATGGTCTTGCCTGAAGTTGAGAGGCTTCATTCTGAGCCTCCTGCATCTGAAGACATGGATACCGGTTTGAAGGAGAAAAATGGCAGAGGCAACGGAGAACAGCCTAACAAAGGTGTGAATAAGTCTATGGGAAGGATCATTTCAGGCGAAGATTCTGATTCAGATTACGGCGTTATTGAAAATGAGGAGGATCCCCTGGAGGATGAAGATGATGCAGAATTCATGAAAAGGGTAAAGAAAACTAAAGCAGAGAAACTTGGAGTTGTCGATCATTCTAAAATTAACTATGCTTCATTTCGAAAGAACTTCTATATTGAGGTGAAGGAGATTGCAAAAATGACTTTTGAGGAAGTAGCTACTTACAGGAAAGAGCTGGAATTGAAGATACACGGAAAGGATGTTCCCAAGCCTGTTAAAACCTGGCATCAGACTGGGTTAGGAAATAAAATCTTGGAAACAATAAAAAAGCTGAACTATGAAAAGCCCATGCCTATTCAGGCTCAAGCACTGCCCATCATTATGAGTGGCAGAGACTGCATCGGCATAGCGAAGACGGGATCTGGCAAAACTTTAGCATTTGTGCTGCCAATGTTGAGGCATATTAAGGATCAGCCTCCACTGAATTCAGGAGATGGGCCTATTGGACTCGTATTGGCACCAACCAGAGAGCTTGTCCAACAAATTCATAGTGACATCAAGAAGTTTTCTAAGGGATTGGGGCTCAGTTGTGTACCTGTTTATGGTGGTTCTGGTGTTGCCCAACAGATTAGCCAATTGAAACGAGGGGCAGAGATTGTTGTTTGCACTCCAGGTAGGATGATTGACATTCTTTGTACAAGTGCCGGTAAAATAACGAATCTGCGTCGGGTCACTTATTTGGTCATGGATGAAGCTGACAGGATGTTTGATATGGGCTTTGAACCTCAAATTTCAAAGATCGTCCAAAATACACGACCAGATCGACAAACAGTACTTTTTTCTGCTACTTTTCCCCGCCAAGTGGAAATACTGGCTCGTAAAGTATTGAACAAACCTGTTGAAATCCAGGTCGGTGGGAGAAGTGTTGTCAACAAAGATATAGCTCAACTGGTGGAGGTGAGACCTGAAAGTGATAGGTTCCTTCGACTTCTAGAAATTCTAGGTGAATGGTATGAGAAAGGaaagattttgatttttgtccACTCACAGGAGAAATGTGATGCATTGTTTAGAGACTTGCTCAAGCATGGTTACCCTTGCTTATCTCTTCATGGGGCAAAGGATCAAACAGATCGTGAATCCACCATAGCAGATTTCAAGAGTAATGTATGCAACTTGTTGATTGCAACAAGTGTTGCTGCTAGGGGTTTAGATGTAAAGGAGCTTGAACTGGTGATTAATTTTGATGTTCCAAACCATTATGAGGATTATGTTCATCGTGTTGGGCGAACTGGTCGAGCTGGTCGAAAAGGCTGTGCTATAACATTTATATCAGAAGACGATGCAAGATATGCACCAGATCTTGTCAAAGCTTTGGAACTTTCTGAGCAAGTTGTACCTGATGATTTGAAAGCTCTTGCTGATGGTTTCATGGCAAAGGTGAATCAGGGACTTGAGCAAGCCCATGGAACAGGTTATGGGGGTAGTGGATTTAAGTTTaatgaagaggaagatgaagtcAGGAAAGCTGCCAAGAAAGCACAGGCAAAAGAATACGGGTTTGATGAAGATAAATCTGATTCAGATGATGAAGAAGGTGTTCGAAAGGCAGGTGGTGACATCTCTCAGCAAGCTGTCCTCGCCCAAGCTGCTGCCCTTGCTGCTGCGACTAAGACAAGTGTGCCAACACCGATCCCAACTTCCCAGATTGGTGGATTACCTGTTTCTCTTCCTAGCATCCTCGCAAACATTCCATCTGTTACTTCAGTAGTCCCTGGGAGTGGGCCCAATGATGGTGCAGCCAGGGCCGCAGCACTGGCTGCTGCTATGAACTTGAAGCATACCTTTGCAAAGATTCAAGCTGATGCCATGCCTGAACATTATGAAGCTGAGCTGGAGATAAATGACTTCCCCCAAAATGCTCGTTGGAAGGTGACACACAAGGAAACTTTGTCCCCAATTTCTGATTGGACTGGAGCTGCCATCACAACTAGGGGGCAATTCTTCCCGCCTGGCAAGACACCAGGTCCAGGCGAAAGGAAACTGTTTCTTTTCATTGAAGGCCCTACTGAGCAATCTGTCAAAAGGGCAAAAGCTGAACTGAAACATGTCTTGGAGGAGATCACAATGCAAGCATCTTCCCTTCCTGGTTCAGCCCAACCAGGAAAATACTCGGTTGTCTGA